From Paenibacillus sp. GP183, one genomic window encodes:
- a CDS encoding PD40 domain-containing protein: MNTLKEPRKVDGRNVISILEMVDVYTGERRVIAEFDFLIEAPNWTRDGKHLVYNSLGRLYTFNLTSGESTAINSGYAIQCNNDHVLSPDNSQVAVSHHTCEDGQSRIYIFPLQGGHPILITPMAPSYLHGWSPDGNTLAYCAERNGEYDIYIIPVNGGLETKLTDTTGLNDGPEYSPDGKHIWFNSVRTGLMQVWRMNADGSEQVQMTFDESNNWFPHISPNGDLVAYITYRKGDVAPGDHPANKNVEIRVMPSSGGEFRTLVKLFGGQGTINVNSWSPDSRQLAFVSYKLKE, encoded by the coding sequence ATGAATACATTAAAAGAACCTCGCAAGGTAGATGGAAGAAATGTGATCAGTATCCTGGAAATGGTGGATGTTTATACCGGCGAACGCAGAGTCATAGCCGAATTCGATTTTCTGATTGAGGCGCCTAATTGGACCCGCGATGGCAAGCATCTCGTATATAACAGCTTGGGTCGTCTTTACACTTTTAACCTCACTTCGGGGGAAAGTACGGCCATCAATTCCGGTTATGCGATCCAATGCAATAACGACCATGTGCTTTCACCTGATAACTCTCAAGTCGCGGTAAGCCATCATACCTGTGAAGATGGCCAATCTCGTATCTATATTTTCCCTTTGCAGGGTGGCCATCCGATCCTTATCACGCCAATGGCCCCCAGCTATTTGCACGGGTGGTCACCGGACGGAAACACGCTAGCTTATTGCGCAGAGCGGAACGGTGAGTACGACATCTACATCATTCCTGTAAATGGCGGCTTAGAAACAAAGTTAACGGATACAACCGGACTGAATGACGGTCCCGAATATTCACCGGACGGCAAGCACATTTGGTTCAACTCGGTACGAACAGGTCTGATGCAAGTGTGGCGCATGAATGCCGACGGCAGCGAACAGGTCCAGATGACGTTCGACGAGAGCAATAATTGGTTCCCGCATATATCTCCTAATGGAGATTTGGTGGCATATATTACTTATCGCAAGGGCGATGTAGCTCCCGGCGACCATCCCGCAAACAAGAATGTAGAAATTCGTGTAATGCCCAGCTCCGGCGGCGAATTCCGTACGCTTGTCAAGCTGTTTGGCGGACAGGGCACCATCAACGTCAATTCTTGGTCGCCAGACAGCAGGCAATTGGCTTTTGTCAGCTACAAGCTGAAGGAATAG
- a CDS encoding TIM barrel protein: MSDYSIGSWSFHALCKSGKMSLFGYLESLKYRYQLRHADIWNGMLLSTEDDYIQSVKDTLVEEGLTVANLAVDGADVWHHDTAVRERNHQKALLYLDIARRWGVQTLRIDMGGNTVEMTDEQFEFCVNRYREYAQIATDHGFRVGPQTHQPAAQSPRNLKRISNEISAPGFGIILNVNRWIMDKEIGDALVAPFTIHAQFDRAFVDFTGTELLQKVQLLCGAGYRGCWSLEFRGGSDEYQEVERDLLAIRQAVRLATNQE; the protein is encoded by the coding sequence ATGTCAGATTATTCAATTGGATCATGGTCATTCCATGCACTGTGCAAATCGGGGAAAATGAGCTTGTTTGGCTATTTGGAGAGTCTGAAGTACCGCTATCAACTCCGTCATGCAGATATTTGGAACGGAATGCTTCTCTCCACTGAGGATGACTATATCCAGAGCGTCAAGGATACTTTGGTTGAAGAAGGATTGACTGTCGCGAACCTCGCAGTGGACGGTGCCGACGTCTGGCATCACGACACCGCCGTTCGTGAACGAAACCATCAAAAGGCGCTACTGTACCTTGATATAGCACGCCGGTGGGGAGTTCAAACGCTGCGGATCGATATGGGGGGAAACACGGTAGAAATGACCGATGAACAGTTTGAGTTTTGCGTCAACCGATACCGGGAATATGCACAAATTGCCACTGATCATGGTTTTCGTGTAGGCCCGCAGACACATCAGCCGGCTGCCCAGTCTCCTCGAAACCTGAAGCGGATTTCTAATGAAATTTCCGCGCCCGGGTTCGGGATAATACTCAATGTCAACCGTTGGATCATGGACAAGGAAATCGGAGATGCGCTTGTAGCGCCCTTCACGATTCATGCCCAGTTTGATCGGGCGTTTGTGGATTTTACCGGAACTGAGCTGCTTCAAAAAGTACAGCTGTTGTGTGGGGCCGGTTATCGGGGATGCTGGTCATTGGAATTCCGTGGCGGCTCCGATGAGTACCAGGAAGTCGAGCGTGATTTACTGGCCATTCGGCAGGCCGTAAGGTTAGCGACTAACCAAGAATAG
- a CDS encoding SDR family oxidoreductase, giving the protein MNIVITGANRGLGYELTLAAAQRGHKVIAGIRSPEPKGKFLDLIGRFPDQIDPVQLDVCIEETIARLSEKLLAERQTVDAIINNAGILLGRGVAIEEMPMEVIIQTFEINLFGPMMVIKHLLPLMSDGGDSRAIINISSEAGSLSNAYGGDYPYAISKTAINMFSKQLKKYVKNRGIRVYAIHPGWIETDMGGEKAPGDPAESAASIIDIVERKKDIDPESFFISYKGEPMPI; this is encoded by the coding sequence ATGAATATTGTGATTACCGGCGCGAATCGCGGTCTTGGCTACGAGCTGACACTTGCTGCAGCACAAAGAGGTCACAAGGTAATAGCCGGAATTCGTTCGCCTGAGCCCAAGGGAAAATTTCTGGATCTGATTGGCCGTTTTCCCGATCAAATTGACCCAGTCCAACTTGATGTATGCATTGAAGAAACGATAGCCCGCTTATCGGAAAAGCTTCTGGCAGAACGACAGACGGTTGATGCAATCATTAACAATGCCGGCATCTTATTAGGCAGAGGTGTCGCGATAGAAGAAATGCCGATGGAGGTTATCATCCAGACTTTCGAGATTAATTTGTTTGGTCCTATGATGGTGATCAAGCATTTACTTCCGCTTATGTCGGATGGCGGGGACTCACGAGCTATCATTAACATTTCATCAGAAGCAGGCAGCTTGTCCAATGCGTATGGCGGGGATTATCCCTATGCGATCTCCAAAACTGCGATCAACATGTTCTCGAAACAGCTTAAAAAGTATGTCAAAAACAGAGGAATCCGGGTGTATGCCATTCATCCAGGATGGATCGAGACAGACATGGGCGGGGAGAAAGCTCCAGGAGATCCTGCCGAAAGTGCTGCTAGCATCATAGATATTGTCGAGAGGAAAAAAGATATAGATCCTGAATCCTTCTTTATCAGTTATAAAGGAGAACCGATGCCCATTTGA
- a CDS encoding NAD(P)-dependent oxidoreductase, with amino-acid sequence MKVLVTGGTGFIGSYVVKELLLYGHEITLFARNASKVPGFVEHDHIRFVTGQMDDANAIAKAVAGQDACVHVALSWLDGTAEETLVHETMPSVRLFQKAAEAGVKKIIYTSSIASFGSAPHNDMGFIKPNTYYGATKAATEAYLMAIASQYHLKANVVRPGYTFGNPCVEGGPLYPDRKIVNMVKSALANESMSFTKNDGTQFIWAGDLAKVYSALLNSDELDRGYYTAVSTEFRTWAQVAEMAVDLFGSKSQITLVDKGRPLPEGTPIDVSLIKNTFGYAFKAEEYLKKHIQYLSTLEL; translated from the coding sequence ATGAAAGTATTGGTTACCGGAGGTACCGGTTTTATCGGCTCGTATGTTGTCAAGGAGCTGCTTTTGTATGGACACGAGATCACGCTCTTTGCCAGAAATGCAAGCAAGGTCCCAGGTTTTGTTGAGCATGATCATATCCGTTTTGTTACAGGACAAATGGACGATGCCAACGCAATCGCTAAAGCGGTTGCTGGACAGGATGCTTGCGTCCATGTAGCGCTATCTTGGTTGGACGGAACTGCGGAAGAAACGTTAGTCCATGAAACTATGCCCTCTGTCCGCCTGTTCCAAAAGGCTGCTGAAGCAGGGGTTAAAAAAATCATCTACACCTCTTCCATTGCCAGCTTTGGTTCAGCACCTCATAATGATATGGGTTTTATAAAGCCAAATACTTATTACGGCGCCACCAAGGCTGCGACAGAAGCTTATCTCATGGCTATAGCCTCTCAGTATCACCTTAAAGCCAATGTCGTGCGGCCGGGTTACACTTTTGGCAATCCCTGCGTGGAGGGAGGGCCTCTCTATCCCGACCGCAAGATTGTAAATATGGTAAAAAGCGCCCTGGCAAACGAGTCCATGTCCTTTACCAAAAATGACGGAACGCAATTTATCTGGGCGGGTGACCTGGCAAAAGTATACTCAGCTTTGCTCAATTCCGATGAATTGGATCGCGGTTATTATACCGCTGTGAGCACTGAATTCCGCACATGGGCTCAGGTCGCGGAAATGGCGGTAGACCTCTTTGGTTCCAAAAGTCAAATTACACTGGTGGACAAAGGGCGACCCTTGCCAGAGGGCACCCCTATAGATGTCTCACTAATCAAGAATACCTTTGGGTATGCTTTCAAGGCAGAAGAGTACTTAAAGAAGCATATTCAATACCTGAGCACTTTGGAGTTGTAA
- a CDS encoding carbohydrate ABC transporter permease, whose protein sequence is MGFKESMPRKIFLVCNTVFLLIIVLLCILPFINLLAVSFSDKVAVAAGEVTFFPVGFTTISYQFITNTSKFFMSLLVSIKRVAIGVPINLLLIILTAYPLSKSKEDFGARSIFSWFFVVTILFNAGLIPTYMVVRNTGLMNTIWSLVLPGALPVFSMLVVMNYMRSLPKELLEAAYIDGASHVQSLIRVVLPVCAPTIATVTLFSFVDHWNSWFDGMIYMNKIQNYPLQTYLQTVVVNPEEFIRNNTDLSGNLSKYLSMVSARTTGAAQMFLAMIPILCIYPYLQKYFTTGLVMGSVKE, encoded by the coding sequence ATGGGATTTAAGGAATCCATGCCACGTAAAATATTCCTTGTATGCAATACGGTTTTCCTACTGATTATTGTACTTTTATGCATATTGCCATTTATCAACCTGCTGGCGGTATCTTTTTCCGATAAAGTCGCAGTCGCTGCAGGAGAGGTTACATTTTTTCCTGTCGGATTTACAACGATCTCATATCAATTTATTACGAATACCTCGAAGTTTTTCATGTCTCTCCTGGTCTCAATCAAGCGTGTGGCGATAGGCGTGCCGATCAATCTGCTGTTGATCATTCTGACAGCTTATCCTCTTTCCAAATCAAAAGAGGATTTTGGGGCCAGGAGCATTTTCTCATGGTTCTTTGTTGTAACCATACTCTTCAACGCAGGTTTGATTCCTACTTATATGGTAGTGAGGAATACCGGGTTGATGAACACGATATGGTCGCTTGTTTTACCGGGCGCTCTTCCCGTATTCAGCATGCTGGTCGTGATGAACTATATGCGCAGCCTGCCGAAGGAATTGCTGGAGGCGGCGTACATCGACGGAGCGAGTCATGTACAGTCGCTGATCAGAGTTGTTTTGCCAGTCTGTGCACCGACGATCGCAACCGTAACGCTGTTTTCGTTTGTAGATCATTGGAACAGCTGGTTCGACGGCATGATTTACATGAATAAGATCCAAAACTATCCGCTCCAAACATACTTGCAAACGGTTGTCGTGAATCCGGAAGAGTTTATACGCAACAACACCGATCTCAGCGGCAATTTATCCAAATATTTGTCTATGGTCAGCGCCCGCACTACAGGCGCAGCGCAAATGTTTTTGGCGATGATCCCGATTCTGTGTATCTATCCGTACCTGCAAAAGTATTTTACAACTGGACTTGTGATGGGCAGCGTAAAAGAATGA
- a CDS encoding ABC transporter permease subunit gives MIRQLPLYIMLLPAVVLVAIFSYGSMAGVIIAFQKFVPAKGMFGHQQWLGLQNFYTLFSMPNIGLVIRNTIIIALCKMIAGIIVPVVFALLLNEVKNVLAKRIFQTMVYLPHFLSWVILSGILINLLSPEAGIVNIFLSMLGIKPIFFLGNPNVFPATMVVADIWKTFGFGSVIYLAALTGIDPALYEAAVIDGANRWKQTWHITLPGISSIVVLMSVLGLANILNGGFDQIYNMYSPVVYSTGDILDTFVFRLGIEQAQYSLSTAAGLFKSGVSLIFIVVSYYLADKLTGYRVF, from the coding sequence ATGATCAGACAGCTTCCCTTGTATATCATGCTGCTCCCGGCAGTCGTTCTGGTGGCAATCTTCAGCTATGGCTCTATGGCCGGCGTTATCATCGCGTTCCAGAAATTTGTTCCGGCAAAAGGGATGTTCGGACACCAGCAATGGTTAGGTCTTCAAAATTTCTATACGTTGTTTTCTATGCCCAATATAGGGCTGGTCATACGAAATACGATCATTATTGCATTGTGTAAAATGATTGCAGGCATCATTGTTCCGGTCGTGTTTGCGTTGCTGCTCAACGAAGTCAAGAATGTTTTAGCAAAGCGCATTTTCCAGACGATGGTCTATCTGCCGCATTTCCTCTCGTGGGTCATATTATCCGGTATCCTGATCAATCTTTTGTCACCGGAAGCTGGCATTGTCAATATATTCCTATCCATGCTTGGAATAAAACCAATCTTTTTCCTTGGCAATCCGAACGTGTTTCCAGCCACGATGGTAGTGGCCGATATCTGGAAGACCTTTGGATTCGGATCGGTCATTTATCTGGCCGCCCTGACTGGCATAGACCCTGCTCTTTATGAAGCCGCAGTTATCGACGGCGCAAACCGATGGAAGCAGACATGGCACATCACCCTGCCTGGCATTTCATCTATTGTTGTGCTGATGTCCGTGCTGGGTCTTGCCAATATCCTTAACGGCGGATTCGATCAAATCTATAATATGTACAGCCCTGTGGTTTATTCCACCGGCGATATTTTGGATACATTCGTGTTCCGGCTGGGCATTGAGCAGGCTCAATACTCTCTCTCAACGGCTGCTGGCCTTTTTAAGTCCGGAGTATCATTGATTTTTATCGTTGTGTCTTATTATTTGGCTGACAAATTGACCGGATATCGAGTCTTCTAA
- a CDS encoding extracellular solute-binding protein, with product MKKLNSRKVLPIVLVASLMTIIISACESASTGSKDNAATASNTSEKIEPLGKYQKPVTVTWAVQTAAASKLLDKETWEDNRWSRLFKDKLNIDLKIAFTADSSTDAYKNKLNAIIASGDLPDVFKTQDPNVFLQLAQNGQLADLTDVYSKYATDSIKEYQKRFADSFKGATINGKLYAIPRMNDNFHEAPFLWIREDWLKKTNSQPPKTIEEMVALAKKFSDMGGVGLALNKDLIRQNHGSILGLVSAFGVPGRDESMFYRDNNGKMTFAWIQPNMKAALSLLADMYKKGLINKDFTAKNESALVEDITSGKIGMAFGSNWGTWYPYNNVYKKDGVIVHPYPIPTQSGYDYKIGIESNAVGQMTMVSAKYKNPEAVIKMLNLYDQTVNYSTKDEYTKYWANEQYRLSPIYIDQPGEVFAADLQKALDKGSSDGLPPAAKPLYDYITGFENGSLAKDDNAFGTWGQMSKSGSLPIVLNKYLPDKAIVQSILGIQRPDVWLTNVASLDTLTITTFTDIITGAKPADYFDTFVQQWLKAGGQKTLDELDKMYPAK from the coding sequence GTGAAGAAGCTAAATTCCAGAAAAGTTCTACCTATCGTGCTGGTGGCCTCACTGATGACGATTATTATTTCAGCTTGTGAAAGCGCATCCACAGGGTCCAAAGATAATGCAGCCACTGCCAGCAATACTTCTGAAAAAATTGAACCCCTTGGAAAGTATCAGAAACCGGTAACGGTGACATGGGCTGTTCAAACTGCTGCAGCTTCGAAGCTCCTTGACAAAGAAACCTGGGAAGATAACCGATGGAGCCGCTTGTTCAAAGACAAGCTCAATATCGATCTCAAGATAGCCTTCACAGCTGACAGCAGCACCGACGCATACAAAAACAAGCTGAATGCAATTATTGCTTCAGGCGATTTGCCGGATGTATTCAAAACCCAGGATCCTAACGTATTTTTGCAGTTGGCACAGAATGGGCAGCTCGCTGACCTCACCGATGTCTATAGCAAATATGCAACAGATTCCATCAAGGAATATCAGAAAAGATTTGCCGATTCGTTCAAGGGCGCTACGATTAACGGCAAGCTTTACGCTATACCGCGGATGAACGACAACTTCCACGAGGCGCCGTTTCTCTGGATACGTGAAGACTGGCTTAAGAAAACCAATTCTCAACCCCCGAAGACCATCGAAGAAATGGTCGCTCTTGCCAAGAAGTTCTCTGACATGGGTGGCGTCGGTCTTGCCCTCAACAAGGATCTCATCAGACAAAACCATGGCAGCATTCTTGGTTTAGTTTCCGCATTTGGCGTTCCCGGTCGTGATGAGAGTATGTTCTACCGCGATAATAATGGCAAGATGACTTTTGCCTGGATCCAGCCAAATATGAAAGCAGCGCTTTCCCTTCTGGCAGATATGTATAAGAAAGGCCTTATTAACAAGGATTTTACCGCCAAAAACGAATCCGCACTGGTTGAAGATATTACCAGCGGCAAGATCGGTATGGCTTTCGGCAGCAACTGGGGCACTTGGTATCCATACAATAATGTTTACAAAAAGGATGGCGTTATCGTACATCCATATCCCATTCCCACACAATCCGGTTACGATTACAAGATTGGTATCGAGAGCAATGCCGTTGGCCAGATGACGATGGTCAGCGCGAAGTACAAAAATCCCGAAGCGGTAATCAAGATGCTCAATCTGTACGATCAGACTGTCAATTACTCAACGAAGGATGAATACACCAAGTATTGGGCGAATGAACAGTATAGGCTCTCCCCGATATACATCGATCAACCGGGTGAGGTTTTTGCAGCCGATCTTCAGAAAGCCCTCGACAAAGGCTCCTCTGACGGACTTCCACCTGCGGCAAAGCCCTTATACGATTACATTACAGGCTTTGAGAACGGATCTCTTGCCAAAGACGACAATGCTTTCGGTACCTGGGGCCAGATGTCCAAGTCAGGCTCTCTGCCAATCGTATTGAACAAGTACCTGCCCGACAAGGCGATCGTCCAGAGTATCTTGGGCATTCAAAGGCCCGACGTGTGGTTGACTAACGTTGCTTCGCTGGATACGCTCACGATAACAACCTTTACTGATATCATTACTGGCGCCAAGCCTGCCGATTATTTCGACACCTTTGTGCAGCAGTGGCTGAAGGCTGGCGGTCAAAAGACTCTCGACGAACTTGACAAAATGTATCCGGCAAAATAA
- a CDS encoding LacI family DNA-binding transcriptional regulator: MKNSKIKSEEIARIAGVSRSTVSRVINKYSNVPAETHDKVMKVIQDYNYFPSVSAQVLAGKRVCTIGLFLIEPGNVSSDSLTNKLLVSVIENASEHGYYVLTNIIRDTKNTDTIKSVKEIFIQNRIDGGIFIGAAIREPLIEELTAGGFVVGIVDQKHQEYPQPNRIVANFNNDSGMKQAVAYLAGLGHTRIGVINGDMKRLSGQTKYEGFQKAMSMCNLNTNPDWVLPGNFHKISGYDAIQTLLRNTSDLPTAIIAANDSVAFGAIRALKEHGLQVPEDISVIGFDDHVLSEMHHPALTTIRVDFSDMLKHLTTDVIAKIERGTTDIKEITIDCSLVVRDSCRRI, translated from the coding sequence TTGAAAAATTCAAAGATTAAAAGTGAGGAGATAGCCCGGATAGCCGGGGTATCCAGAAGTACGGTCAGCAGAGTAATCAATAAATATTCGAACGTACCTGCTGAAACGCATGACAAAGTCATGAAAGTGATTCAAGACTACAATTATTTTCCTTCTGTTTCTGCCCAAGTCCTTGCTGGCAAACGGGTGTGCACGATTGGTCTGTTTCTTATCGAACCCGGCAATGTTTCCAGCGATAGCCTGACGAATAAGTTACTTGTCAGCGTTATAGAGAATGCTTCAGAGCACGGCTATTATGTCTTGACAAACATTATTCGCGACACCAAGAATACGGATACGATAAAAAGCGTAAAAGAAATTTTCATCCAAAACAGGATCGATGGAGGTATCTTCATTGGCGCAGCGATACGTGAACCACTCATTGAAGAATTGACAGCAGGAGGATTCGTTGTCGGCATCGTTGATCAAAAGCATCAAGAATATCCCCAGCCCAATCGGATTGTTGCCAATTTTAACAATGATTCGGGTATGAAACAGGCTGTGGCGTATTTGGCTGGCCTCGGCCATACCAGGATCGGCGTCATCAATGGTGATATGAAACGCCTGTCTGGCCAAACGAAATACGAGGGCTTCCAAAAAGCGATGAGCATGTGCAATCTGAATACCAATCCGGATTGGGTATTGCCGGGCAATTTTCATAAAATAAGCGGCTATGATGCAATTCAAACACTTTTGCGTAATACAAGCGACTTGCCGACTGCCATTATTGCAGCCAATGACAGCGTAGCTTTCGGTGCAATTCGCGCACTGAAGGAACATGGCTTGCAGGTACCGGAGGATATTTCGGTCATCGGTTTTGACGATCATGTGCTGAGTGAAATGCATCATCCCGCACTAACAACTATACGCGTCGATTTCAGCGATATGCTGAAGCATTTGACCACAGACGTGATTGCTAAAATCGAACGGGGGACGACGGATATTAAAGAGATCACGATTGATTGCAGTCTGGTTGTCAGAGACTCGTGCAGAAGAATCTAA
- a CDS encoding TIM barrel protein translates to MKAATQNDILISEVGAWSNPISRNEDIRRNAINYCIKRLELAERINAQCCVNIAGSRGEQWDGPDPDNFSDETFELIVETTREIIDAVKPERTIFALEMMPWVFPDSSDSYLSLIKAIDRKGFGVHFDPVNIISSPRIYYSNSDMIRDFFKKLGPYIRNCHAKDILLRGKLTVHLEEVIPGQGILDYRTFLTELNKLHPDTTLIIEHLSTNEEYRQASAYIRRIASELNIPL, encoded by the coding sequence TTGAAAGCGGCTACACAAAATGATATCTTAATTTCCGAGGTTGGCGCCTGGAGCAACCCGATAAGCCGGAATGAAGACATTAGACGCAATGCCATAAACTATTGTATTAAAAGACTGGAACTTGCTGAGCGGATTAACGCTCAATGCTGCGTCAATATCGCTGGTTCGCGAGGCGAGCAATGGGATGGTCCGGATCCGGACAACTTCAGCGACGAAACGTTTGAACTGATTGTAGAGACGACGCGGGAAATCATTGATGCCGTAAAACCAGAGCGCACGATTTTTGCGTTAGAAATGATGCCGTGGGTATTCCCGGATTCTTCGGACTCCTACCTTTCGCTCATCAAGGCCATCGACCGCAAAGGCTTCGGCGTGCACTTCGACCCAGTGAATATCATCAGCAGCCCTCGAATTTATTACAGTAACAGCGACATGATACGTGACTTTTTCAAAAAGCTCGGTCCCTATATTCGAAACTGTCATGCAAAGGACATTCTTCTGAGGGGTAAATTAACAGTTCATCTGGAAGAAGTTATACCGGGTCAAGGTATTTTGGATTATCGAACATTCCTCACGGAATTGAACAAGCTGCACCCCGATACTACACTGATTATCGAGCATTTGTCGACTAACGAAGAGTATCGTCAAGCTTCAGCTTACATCCGAAGGATTGCCTCGGAACTCAATATTCCCTTGTGA